A single Amphiura filiformis chromosome 8, Afil_fr2py, whole genome shotgun sequence DNA region contains:
- the LOC140158748 gene encoding uncharacterized protein isoform X1 — protein sequence MTCEKCYTSKDALNRHLIMHHGRTLYNFCQFCQKCFMYSSDLQQHMRTHTKEKSYQCEYCQKCFAHKKGLSYHIKTHNKEYQCKYCQKCFAQVSNLNKHIKTHIKKKPCLAQGSSLNEHIRTDIKKKPCLAQGRSLNEHIRTDINEKPCLAQGSSLNEHIRTDIKEKPYQCEYCVKSFKQRSFLKYHIRTHTNETPYQCEHCQKCFKQNSHLKRHIITTHKEKSHQCEHCQKCFINSWHLKKHIMITHTKEKPYQCEDCHKRFKDRSSLKVHIITHTKEKPYQCEHCQKCFKKNSDLKRHIKIHTNEKAYKCEYCHKCFKHSSSLKLHIRTHTKEKPYQCEHCQKCFISSSDLKRHIKTHTKEKPFQCEYCQKCFIRGSVLKVHIRIHTKEKPYQCEHCGKCFISRGHMGSHMTTHSDQSKEKLHECKHCQKWFAQRSSLIRHINDIHIIEKNCHCAVCGKGFRTNCYLQRHIRTHNKEKPYQCEYCKKLLGSSERLKNHIKRVHTKEKPHQCEYCGKCFTTKTDVNRHIATHTEEKPFLCDYCGKSWVQISSLKKHIRIHHTNEKPYQCEHCQKRFAEECSLNEHIQTHTVKEKPFKCDYCNKSFSQKGNMKSHIRTHTKEKPFQCEYCHKRFSDSKAAKDTQVYTPKEFCYNVQFQKYK from the coding sequence ATGACTTGTGAGAAATGCTATACAAGCAAAGACGCCTTGAATAGACACTTAATAATGCACCATGGAAGGACACTATATAACTTCTGTCAgttttgtcagaaatgctttatgTACAGCAGTGATCTCCAACAACACatgagaactcacaccaaagagaaatcctaccagtgtgagtattgtcagaaatgttttgctcacAAAAAAGGACTCTCATATCACATCAAAACTCACAACAAGGAGTATCAGTGcaagtattgtcagaaatgttttgcacaagttAGTAATCTCAATAAACATATTAAAACTCACATCAAAaagaaaccatgtttggcacaggGTAGTAGTCTGAATGAACATATTAGAACTGACATCAAAaagaaaccatgtttggcacaggGTAGAAGTCTGAATGAACATATTAGAACTGACATCAATgagaaaccatgtttggcacaggGTAGTAGTCTGAATGAACATATTAGAACTGACatcaaagagaaaccctaccagtgtgagtattgtgTGAAAAGCTTTAAGCAACGTAGTTTCCTCAAATATCATATAAGAACTCACACCAACGAGACACCATACCAATGCGAGCATTGCCAGAAATGCTTTAAACAAAATAGTCATCTGAAAAGACATATTATTACAACTCACAAAGAGAAATCCCATCAGTGTgaacattgtcagaaatgcttcatTAATAGTTGGCATCTGAAAAAGCATATTATgataactcacaccaaagagaagccttatcagTGCGAGGATTGTCATAAGCGCTTTAAAGACCGCAGTTCTCTGAAAGTGCACATcataactcacaccaaagagaaaccctatcagtgtgagcattgtcagaaatgcttcaaGAAGAACAGTGATTTGAaaagacacatcaaaattcacacCAACGAGAAAGCTTATAAGTGCGAGTACTGTCATAAGTGCTTTAAGCACAGCAGTTCTCTGAAAttgcacatcagaactcacaccaaagagaaaccctaccaatGTGAGCATTGTCAAAAATGCTTCATTAGCAGCAGTGATTTGAAAagacacatcaaaactcacaccaaagagaaaccgtttcagtgtgagtactgtcagaaatgttttattaGAGGAAGTGTTCTCAAAGTACACATCAGaatccacaccaaagagaaaccctatcagtgtgagcattGTGGGAAATGCTTCATAAGTAGAGGGCATATGGGAAGTCATATGACAACGCACTCCGATCAGAGCAAAGAGAAACTGCATGAATGCAAACATTGTCAGAAATGGTTTGCCCAAAGGAGCTCTCTCATAAGACATATCAACGACATACACATCATCGAGAAAAATTGTCATTGTGCAGTATGTGGGAAAGGCTTCCGAACTAACTGTTATCTACAAAGACATATTAGAACTCATAACAAAGAAAAACcttatcagtgcgagtattgtaaAAAATTGTTAGGCTCAAGTGAGCGTCTCAAAAATCACATAAAACGAgtgcacaccaaagagaaaccgcatcagtgtgagtattgtgggAAATGCTTCACCACCAAAACGGATGTGAATAGACATATTGCCACTCACACTGAAGAGAAACCATTTCTGTGTGACTATTGTGGGAAATCATGGGTGCAAATAAGTTCCCTGAAAAAACACATCAGGATTCATCACACAAATGAAAAGCCTtatcagtgtgagcattgtcaGAAACGCTTTGCTGAAGAATGCAGTCTAAACGAACACATCCAAACTCACACTGTTAAAGAGAAACCCTTCAAATGTGACTATTGTAACAAATCCTTCTCTCAAAAAGGTAATATGAAATCACATattagaactcacactaaagagaaaccttttcagtgtgagtattgtcacaAACGTTTTTCAGATTCAAAAGCTGCAAAAGACACACAAGTATACACACCAAAGGAATTCTGTTATAATGTGCAATTTCAGAAGTACAAATGA
- the LOC140158748 gene encoding uncharacterized protein isoform X2, giving the protein MPSENVLQPFRCTICRVRFDSFDKRLQHTRRHKMKYSKLLYKKTCLNQTQDLKMKTIDADIDLSKPKKVWLCMTCEKCYTSKDALNRHLIMHHGRKPYNFEFCQKCFMYSSDLQKHMRTHTKEKPYQCEYCQKCFAQKKGLSYHIKTHNKEYQCEYCQKCFAQSSSLKTHIRTHTKEKPYLCEYCGKCFVNSSYLGIHTRIHTNEKPYKCELCGKCFIGRGFLKKHILTHAKEKNQCEHCKKCFTSSWHLKMHSKTHTKHQCEHCQKCFANTTNLKFHIRIHTNEKPYECEHCGKCFRRKSHMTSHIRTHTKEKPYQCEYCQTSFAESSYLKKHIMRTHTKETPHQCEYCQKWFTTSKDLGRHKLIHNEKNCHCEVCGKGFSNNHNLKKHIRIHTIDKHQCGYCQKWFAQSDYLKTHLQTHTKSLECEHCGKCFSNKRNKARHVRLHTNETPFQCEYCGKCCTDQGYLRKHIRTHHTNKRPHQCEQCKKRFAEISSLSEHVKTHKEIRFKCDYCGRGFSQKINMKTHIRTHTKEKPFKCEYCQRSFGDFANWKRHTSRHTEKAIL; this is encoded by the coding sequence ATGCCATCAGAGAATGTGTTGCAACCATTCAGATGTACAATCTGCAGAGTCAGATTTGACTCATTTGACAAACGTTTGCAGCATACTCGTAGACACAAGATGAAGTATAGCAAACTTCTCTACAAGAAAACATGTCTTAATCAAACACAGGACTTGAAAATGAAAACCATAGATGCGGACATTGATTTGTCGAAACCAAAGAAGGTGTGGTTATGTATGACTTGTGAGAAATGCTATACAAGCAAAGACGCCTTGAATAGACATTTAATAATGCACCATGGAAGGAAACCCTATAACTTCGAgttttgtcagaaatgctttatgTATAGCAGTGATCTCCAAAAACACatgagaactcacaccaaagagaaaccctaccagtgtgagtattgtcagaaatgttttgctcagAAAAAAGGACTCTCATACCACATCAAAACTCACAACAAGGAGTATCAGtgcgaatattgtcagaaatgttttgcacagagtAGTAGTCTGAAAactcacatcagaactcacaccaaagagaaaccatatctgTGTGAGTATTGTGGGAAGTGCTTTGTAAACAGTTCCTATCTCGGCATACACACCAGAATTCACACCAatgagaaaccttataaatgtgaACTTTGTGGAAAATGCTTCATTGGCAGAGGTTTTctgaaaaaacatattttgactcATGCCAAAGAGAAAAATCAGTGTGAGCATTGTAAGAAATGCTTTACTAGCAGTTGGCATCTGAAAATGCATAGCAAAACTCACACCAAACatcagtgtgagcattgtcagaaatgctttgctaaCACCACTAATCTGAAATTtcatatcagaattcacaccaatgaAAAACCCTATGAGTGTGAGCATTGTGGGAAATGCTTTAGAAGAAAGAGTCACATGACAAGTCatattagaactcacaccaaagagaaaccctatcagtgtgagtattgtcagacaTCCTTCGCAGAAAGCAGTTACCTGAAAAAACATATTatgagaactcacaccaaagagacacCCCATCAGtgcgaatattgtcagaaatggttTACCACAAGTAAGGATCTCGGAAGACATAAGCTAATTCACAACGAGAAAAACTGTCATTGTGAGGTTTGTGGGAAAGGCTTCTCAAATAATCataatttgaaaaaacatattagAATTCATACCATAGATAAACATCAGTGTGGATATTGTCAAAAATGGTTTGCCCAAAGTGACTATCTCAAAACGCACCTACAAACCCACACCAAATCCCTTGAGTGTGAGCATTGTGGGAAATGCTTCTCAAATAAAAGAAATAAGGCAAGACATGTTAGACTTCACACCAACGAGACACcatttcagtgtgagtattgtggaAAATGCTGTACAGATCAAGGTTACCTCAGGAAACACATAAGGACTCACCACACCAACAAGAGACCCCATCAGTGTGAGCAATGTAAGAAACGCTTTGCTGAAATAAGCAGTCTAAGCGAACACGTCAAAACTCACAAAGAGATACGCTTCAAGTGTGATTATTGTGGCAGAGGTTTCTCTCAGAAAATTAATATGAAAACACATattagaactcacactaaagagaaaccttttaagtgtgagtattgtcagagaTCTTTTGGGGATTTTGCCAACTGGAAAAGGCACACAAGTAGACACACTGAAAAAGCAATCCTGTAA